The Gemmatimonas aurantiaca sequence GTTCGGCGATCCGTATCCGATGTGCGTCTTCGTGATGATGAGCGACGGACGCTGCGTGTCGGCCTTGGCGGCCGCGATGGCGGCATCGATCGCCGTCAGATCGTTCACATCGGCGATGTGCAGGACCTGCCAGCCGTACGCTTCGAAACGCTTCGCCGCATCGTCGCTGCAGGTGAGCGACGTGCTGCCGTCGATGGTGATGCCGTTGTCGTCGAAGAAGCCGATCAGCTTGCCCAGCTTCATGTGGCCGGCGAAGCTCGCGGCTTCGTGCGAGATGCCTTCCATGAGGCATCCGTCACCGGCAATGAACCAGGTGTAGTGATCCACCACCGCATATCCATCACGATTGAACGTCGCGGCCAGGTGCGCTTCGGCCACGGCAAATCCCACGGCGTTGGCGACGCCCTGTCCGAGCGGACCGGTGGTGGTCTCCACGCCCTTCGTGTGATGCACTTCGGGGTGGCCCGGTGTCAGGCTGCCCCACTGACGGAAATGCCGGATCTCGTCGAGCGGCAGATCATATCCGGCCAGGTGCAGCGCGCCGTACAACAGCATCGACGCGTGACCCACCGAGAGGATCAGACGGTCACGATCGGCCCAGTCGGGTGCCGCCGGATCGTGACGCAGGTGCTTCGCGTACAGCGCGTAGGCGAGCGGCGCCAGCGCCATGGGAGTGCCGGGGTGTCCGGACTCGGCGGCCTGGACGGCGTCCATGGCCAGCGTGCGAACGGTATCGATCGCCAGACGCACGGTTTCCGGCGAGGCGACAACAGCAGCAGAAGGAACGGACGAACCAGCAGACGCTGGCCCGGAGGGTGACGCAGCGGACACGAAGCGCTCCGAAGAGATCAGGGCACGGACCCGGGGAAAGGGTCTCGAACGGACGGGCGGGCGCATCCAGTCGCCGATGCGCCACAGCCCTGAAATCTAGCCAGGGTCCGCTCAGCGAGCGGCCAGGTACCGGTCCCGCGTGATCCCGAGATGATGCGCCATGTGTCCGGTGATCATCCAGATCAGCGCCCGACTCGAAACGGCGTGATTGGAGGCCGTCCCGGTCCGGGTCAGCGCCGTGTCATCGAGCGAACGCACCAGCGTCAGCGTGGCGGCCCGCACCGATTCCAACTCGCCGATGATGTCCTCCAACGAGCGGCGGCTCGCCCGGCTTTCGGGAACCCAGGCGTCCTGGTCGAAACCCGGCAATGGTGTGCCGTCCGCACGCGCGACCCGGAGCAGGCGGTAGGCAAACACCCGCTCCGTGTCGGCCACATGCAGCAGCGATTCGCCCAGCGTCCACTTGTCCGGTGCATAGGCAAATGCCCCAATATCCGCCGGCGCTCCGGCCAGCATCTTCCGCAGAAGACCCGGTTGAGATTCCAACAGCTTCACGACATCATCGGATCCTGACGCCGCCAGCGCGGCCTCCGTGGCTTCGATGTACGGGAGCGCCCACGGCGCGTGTTCGGAAGTGCTGGGACGGAGGCTGGGCATTGGAGGGGTGGTGAATGGCGGGTTCAGAACCCGAGGCCAAACACCACGGAGAAGCCCCGGTTCCTGGGTGACACGTTGTCGACCGATTCCTTCGCGATCGACGAGAAGCCCTGATTGTAGCGCAGCTGCGCGAATACGGAGCGTCCGAGCAGCGATCCCGTCAAGCCGACGCCGGCGATCCCGCCGATATCGGTCTTGGCAAAGGGATCGCTGGATGCGGCGGCTCCGGCTTCCTCGCCCAGCTCGCCTTCATCACAGTCCGTGCTGATCGATCCCGCACCGGCCGCTTCCAGGCTCACCGAGCAGGAGGCACGCAGGGAAAACGCGGGGCCGACCGTGATGAACGGATGCCAGCTGCCGCGGCTGCCGAGGTCCAGCCGGACCAACACCGGAATCTCCACGTAGGCGAGCCGGAATCCGATCGCGAGGTCACCCGTGCTCTGCGCTTCACCGAGATCGACGGTGGTCTCCAGCTTGCCGCCCTTCTGCGAGTAGTGCACCTCGGGCTGCAGCGAGAGCGCGCCTTTCACCGGAATCATGGCAAAAAGACCGCCCTGCAGACCCAGGCGTCCCTTGCTTTTCAGCATGTTCGCACCGATGTCGGCGGACTTGTCGAGATCGGTGATGGACGTGAGGGCCGGACCGGCCAGCGTACCGAATTGTACGGACGACTGCGCGGCACTCGGAGCAGCCATGGCAAGCGTTGCCACAGCAATGGACACGAAGGAACGGGCAATGAAGGAAGGCATCTATGACTCCAGGGTGTTGAGGGCTGGCGCGCACCGAGGAGTTCGGCGCGCCAGCTAGAAACCGAGCATACGGGCCACCGCATTCAGGGTTTCGCGACGATGATCGTCGTGATCACCGGGCACGGCGCCCTGAGCGAGACGTGGCGAACCGCCGCCGCGACCACCCACCAACTGCAGTGCGGCGCGGAGTTCACGACCCGCGTCGCAGGCCACATCGGCGGCTGATGCGAGCAGTACTCCGCCCATGGCCGGATTTGTCACCAGCATCAGGCAATTCCCGCGCGCGATGATCTGCTGCGCCAGCGGCTCCGCGTCCTTCACCGCGCCCGCCACGGCGACACGCACGCGGCGGATACCGTTGCCGTCCACCGGCGCTTCCGTCCACAGGGCCGATGCCTCGTGTTTCGCCAGCTCGAGAGTGAGTCGCTTGTGCTCCCGTTCGAGCTCCACGACGCGTTGCTGCAGCTGTTCCACGAGCGCCGGCACATCCTGCGGTGCCGCCGACAGCGGTCGCGCCGTGCGGGTGAGCAGTTCGGCGTCGGCCCGCGCGCGTGCCACGGCGCGGTGTCCACACACGAACTCGATGCGCACATGGCCACGCGTCTTCTCCGCGCGGCGCAACAGGATGGCGCCGATCTCCGCGGTGCGCGAAACATGCGTGCCGCCGCAGGCGCTGCGATCGAGTCCGTCGATCGTGACGATGCGCAGCACACCCTCGCGATCGCTGGCCTTGCGCAGTCCCGACGCGGTGGCGGCGTCTTCGTAGCTGATGGTCACGTCGAGATTGTCCAGCGCGAGCGTGTTGACGCGCGCTTCGATCTCGGCGAGTTGTTTGATGAGCTGTTCCGCGAGTTGCTCGGCTGACACATCATTCGCCGACCCGTCCATGGCCGCGTCCACGGCCACGTCCACCGTCGACGTGACGTCGCCGAAGTGCACGCTCACCGTGGGCCAGCCATATCGATCGGCCAGCAGCGCGGACAACAGATGCTGTCCGGTGTGCTGCTGCATGTGATCGATGCGTCGCCCCATGTCGATCTGACCCACC is a genomic window containing:
- a CDS encoding alanyl-tRNA editing protein produces the protein MSESSARTSDTARLYYDDATLARFSAIVTDIANEGRVVYLDRSAFYPTSGGQPHDLGWLAEVPVVDVVDEDERIAHHLAEPLGLPVGAMVVGQIDMGRRIDHMQQHTGQHLLSALLADRYGWPTVSVHFGDVTSTVDVAVDAAMDGSANDVSAEQLAEQLIKQLAEIEARVNTLALDNLDVTISYEDAATASGLRKASDREGVLRIVTIDGLDRSACGGTHVSRTAEIGAILLRRAEKTRGHVRIEFVCGHRAVARARADAELLTRTARPLSAAPQDVPALVEQLQQRVVELEREHKRLTLELAKHEASALWTEAPVDGNGIRRVRVAVAGAVKDAEPLAQQIIARGNCLMLVTNPAMGGVLLASAADVACDAGRELRAALQLVGGRGGGSPRLAQGAVPGDHDDHRRETLNAVARMLGF
- a CDS encoding DinB family protein, whose amino-acid sequence is MPSLRPSTSEHAPWALPYIEATEAALAASGSDDVVKLLESQPGLLRKMLAGAPADIGAFAYAPDKWTLGESLLHVADTERVFAYRLLRVARADGTPLPGFDQDAWVPESRASRRSLEDIIGELESVRAATLTLVRSLDDTALTRTGTASNHAVSSRALIWMITGHMAHHLGITRDRYLAAR
- a CDS encoding porin family protein, coding for MPSFIARSFVSIAVATLAMAAPSAAQSSVQFGTLAGPALTSITDLDKSADIGANMLKSKGRLGLQGGLFAMIPVKGALSLQPEVHYSQKGGKLETTVDLGEAQSTGDLAIGFRLAYVEIPVLVRLDLGSRGSWHPFITVGPAFSLRASCSVSLEAAGAGSISTDCDEGELGEEAGAAASSDPFAKTDIGGIAGVGLTGSLLGRSVFAQLRYNQGFSSIAKESVDNVSPRNRGFSVVFGLGF